One stretch of Bosea vaviloviae DNA includes these proteins:
- a CDS encoding ArsJ-associated glyceraldehyde-3-phosphate dehydrogenase: protein MRVGINGMGRIGRLALRAALGAAERQGDDPRAGNRLDVVHLNEIKGGALATAHLLEFDSMQGRWRADIGPESEGGIRIGERRMGFSAHAAPGDIPWGDLGVDVVLECTGKFLMPATIEGHLKRGAKRVIVAAPVKDASVLNVVIGINEHLYKPDLHPIVTAASCTTNCLAPVVKVVHENLRIRHGQITTIHDPTNTNVVVDAPHKDLRRARSAMLSLQPTTTGSATAIALIYPELKGKLDGHAVRAPVLNASLTDCVFELERPTTAAEVNELFKAAAKGPLAGILGFEARPLVSIDYQRDTRSSIIDGLSTLVTDGTMLKVYAWYDNEMGYACRMVDLACHLEQVGI, encoded by the coding sequence ATGCGGGTCGGCATCAACGGCATGGGGCGCATCGGGCGCCTGGCCCTGAGGGCAGCTCTCGGCGCCGCCGAGCGCCAGGGCGACGATCCGCGTGCCGGCAATCGACTCGACGTCGTGCATCTCAACGAGATCAAGGGCGGAGCGTTGGCGACGGCCCATTTGCTGGAATTCGACAGCATGCAGGGCCGTTGGCGCGCCGACATAGGCCCAGAGAGCGAGGGCGGAATCCGCATCGGCGAGCGCCGGATGGGTTTCTCGGCTCACGCTGCGCCCGGAGATATCCCTTGGGGCGACCTCGGCGTCGATGTCGTGCTCGAATGTACTGGCAAATTTTTAATGCCTGCTACGATCGAGGGCCATCTGAAGCGCGGTGCCAAGCGCGTCATCGTGGCGGCACCAGTGAAGGACGCGTCGGTCCTCAACGTAGTCATCGGCATCAACGAGCATCTCTACAAGCCCGATTTGCATCCGATCGTGACTGCCGCTTCCTGCACCACCAACTGCCTCGCCCCGGTGGTGAAGGTCGTTCATGAGAACCTGCGTATCCGCCACGGCCAGATCACCACGATCCACGACCCGACGAACACGAACGTTGTCGTCGATGCACCGCACAAGGATCTGCGCCGCGCCCGCTCCGCCATGCTCTCGCTCCAGCCGACGACGACCGGCAGCGCCACCGCGATCGCGCTGATCTATCCTGAGCTCAAGGGAAAGCTCGACGGCCACGCCGTTCGTGCGCCGGTGCTCAACGCCTCACTGACCGATTGCGTCTTCGAACTGGAGCGCCCGACGACGGCCGCTGAGGTCAACGAGCTGTTCAAGGCTGCTGCGAAGGGGCCGCTCGCCGGCATCCTGGGCTTCGAGGCGCGGCCGCTGGTCTCGATCGACTATCAGCGCGACACGCGCTCCTCGATCATCGACGGTCTGTCGACGCTCGTCACCGACGGGACGATGTTGAAGGTGTATGCCTGGTACGACAACGAGATGGGCTATGCCTGCCGCATGGTCGATCTCGCCTGCCACCTCGAACAGGTCGGGATCTGA
- a CDS encoding arsenate reductase ArsC, whose amino-acid sequence METAPLKVLFICKGNHARSIMAESIMRRLAGDKFMVFSAGSQPQPEVSPFAARLLKSLNHDMAGLHPKSWNEFAQAGSPELDFVFTLSETAANAVPPAWPGNPLAALWTLPDPAAFQGDDVQKALAFADAYRMLSNRISIFSSLPLSTLQGMALQHRLDAIGKDMGRRDDAA is encoded by the coding sequence ATGGAAACGGCTCCCCTGAAGGTCCTCTTCATCTGCAAGGGCAACCACGCCCGCTCGATCATGGCGGAATCCATCATGCGGCGGCTCGCCGGCGACAAGTTCATGGTCTTTAGCGCCGGAAGCCAACCGCAGCCGGAGGTCAGCCCATTTGCCGCTCGGCTGCTGAAATCTTTGAATCACGATATGGCGGGCCTGCATCCCAAGAGCTGGAACGAGTTCGCCCAAGCTGGCTCGCCAGAGCTCGACTTCGTCTTCACCTTGTCCGAGACCGCAGCCAACGCGGTGCCGCCCGCTTGGCCCGGCAACCCGTTGGCTGCGCTCTGGACGCTGCCCGATCCTGCTGCCTTCCAAGGAGATGATGTGCAGAAGGCGCTTGCCTTCGCGGACGCCTACCGCATGCTCAGTAATCGGATCTCGATCTTTTCCAGCTTGCCGCTGTCAACGCTGCAAGGCATGGCGCTGCAGCACCGTCTCGACGCAATCGGGAAGGACATGGGCAGAAGGGACGACGCGGCGTGA
- a CDS encoding helix-turn-helix domain-containing protein: MALLGALAQPTRLEIFRLLMRYSPHGLAAGDIGRLLAVAHNTLSAHLGALEQVGLLASRREGRHIIFAAQAPRADALLAFLSDACCSERPVGCAPVSLSVPARREFVASERPLRVLVVCTGNSARSIMAEAVLNREGLGRIQAYSAGSRPQEMPHPLALGLLDDLGYEVSAMRSKSWDEFFGPAAPELDLVITVCDDAAEETCPAFPGVPMRVHWGLDDPASVAGPQAAKRAAFLQSYRDLAARVTAFVNLPFEEMPLRELEPVLTAIGRMDGATDKSLEQAA; the protein is encoded by the coding sequence GTGGCGCTGCTCGGCGCGCTGGCGCAGCCGACGCGGCTGGAGATCTTCCGCCTGCTCATGCGGTACAGCCCGCATGGGCTTGCCGCCGGAGACATCGGTCGGCTGCTGGCCGTGGCGCACAACACCCTGTCGGCCCATCTGGGTGCGCTCGAACAGGTCGGACTGCTGGCGTCGCGGCGGGAAGGCCGCCACATCATTTTCGCCGCTCAGGCCCCGCGCGCTGACGCGCTGCTCGCCTTCCTCTCCGACGCCTGCTGCAGCGAGAGGCCAGTGGGATGTGCGCCCGTTTCGCTATCCGTCCCGGCTCGCCGCGAGTTTGTTGCCAGCGAACGCCCCTTGCGCGTGCTCGTGGTCTGCACGGGTAATTCGGCCCGCTCGATCATGGCTGAGGCGGTGCTGAACCGAGAAGGGCTCGGGCGGATCCAGGCCTATTCCGCCGGTAGCCGTCCGCAGGAGATGCCTCATCCGCTGGCTCTCGGCCTGCTTGACGACCTCGGTTATGAGGTCTCGGCGATGCGCTCGAAGTCTTGGGACGAGTTCTTTGGTCCTGCCGCCCCTGAACTCGATCTCGTCATCACGGTCTGCGATGACGCGGCCGAAGAGACCTGCCCAGCCTTCCCTGGCGTGCCGATGCGGGTGCATTGGGGACTGGACGATCCTGCGTCGGTCGCGGGCCCGCAAGCGGCCAAACGTGCCGCCTTCCTGCAGAGCTATCGCGACCTGGCCGCTCGCGTCACGGCCTTCGTGAACTTGCCATTCGAGGAGATGCCGCTGCGCGAGCTGGAGCCTGTTCTGACCGCCATCGGCCGAATGGACGGCGCGACCGACAAGTCGCTTGAGCAGGCCGCGTGA
- a CDS encoding class I poly(R)-hydroxyalkanoic acid synthase translates to MNRPKDDKPRLDAGSPDAAPETLAPDFDQFTQNMGRLVEEYGKVTAAYLKPIERGEANTGPTEEVSEMVKTLGRVAERWVSDPRKIMEAQASITADFLNLWSATLKRVSGEAAEPVAQPDKRDARFNDPDWSAHPMFDFVKQAYLIGSRWAEDMVERTEDIDPHTREKARFYVKQIAGALSPSNFVATNPELLRETLRQNGDNLVRGMKMLAEDIEAGKGELKIRQSDAHAFEVGVNIATTPGKVIFRNEIMELIQYAPATEQVLKRPLLIVPPWINKFYILDLNAEKSFIRWCVSQGLTVFCISWVNPDERHASKDFESYMREGVFAALDAIEQATGEKRVTTIGYCVGGTLLGVSLAYMAAAKDKRIDSATFFTTQVDFSKAGELSVFVDEDQIRAVEEKMAKSGYLDGSRMAGAFNMLRPNDLIWSYAINNYLKGKAPTAFDLLYWNADSTRMPAANHSFYLRNCYLENKLSKGEMRIGGTTLDLKKVTIPIYNLAAREDHIAPAPSVFLGSQCFGGPVDYVVAGSGHIAGVVNPPAKVKYQYWTGGAALGRYEDWIAAAAEHPGSWWPHWFAWIEAQAPKRVPARQPGDGKLEALGEAPGTYVKMKA, encoded by the coding sequence ATGAATCGGCCGAAGGACGACAAGCCGAGACTGGACGCCGGTTCGCCCGATGCCGCGCCGGAGACCCTAGCGCCCGACTTCGACCAATTCACGCAGAATATGGGCCGCCTGGTCGAGGAATACGGCAAGGTCACCGCCGCCTATCTGAAGCCGATCGAGCGTGGCGAGGCCAATACCGGCCCGACGGAAGAGGTCAGCGAGATGGTCAAGACGCTTGGCCGAGTCGCCGAGCGCTGGGTCAGCGATCCGCGCAAGATCATGGAGGCACAGGCCTCGATCACCGCCGACTTCCTCAACCTGTGGAGCGCCACGCTGAAGCGCGTCAGCGGCGAGGCGGCGGAGCCCGTGGCGCAGCCCGACAAGCGCGACGCGCGCTTCAACGACCCCGACTGGTCGGCGCATCCGATGTTCGATTTCGTCAAGCAGGCCTATCTCATCGGCTCGCGCTGGGCCGAGGACATGGTCGAGCGCACCGAGGACATCGACCCGCATACGCGCGAGAAGGCGCGTTTCTACGTCAAGCAGATCGCCGGCGCGCTCTCGCCCTCGAACTTCGTGGCGACCAATCCGGAATTGCTGCGCGAGACGCTGCGGCAGAACGGCGACAATCTCGTGCGCGGCATGAAGATGCTGGCCGAGGACATCGAGGCCGGCAAGGGCGAGCTCAAGATCCGCCAGTCGGACGCGCATGCCTTCGAGGTCGGCGTCAACATCGCCACCACGCCGGGCAAGGTGATCTTCCGCAACGAGATCATGGAGCTGATCCAGTACGCGCCCGCAACCGAGCAGGTGCTGAAGCGCCCGCTCCTGATCGTGCCGCCCTGGATCAACAAGTTCTACATCCTCGACCTCAACGCCGAGAAGAGCTTCATCCGCTGGTGCGTATCGCAGGGGCTCACCGTTTTCTGCATCTCCTGGGTCAACCCCGACGAGCGCCACGCCAGCAAGGATTTCGAGAGCTATATGCGCGAGGGCGTGTTCGCGGCGCTCGACGCCATCGAACAGGCGACGGGCGAGAAGCGCGTCACCACGATCGGCTATTGCGTCGGCGGCACGCTGCTCGGCGTCTCCTTGGCCTATATGGCGGCAGCAAAAGACAAGCGCATCGACAGCGCCACCTTCTTCACGACGCAGGTGGATTTCTCCAAGGCCGGCGAATTATCCGTCTTCGTCGACGAGGACCAGATTCGCGCGGTCGAGGAGAAGATGGCCAAGAGCGGCTATCTCGACGGCTCGCGCATGGCCGGCGCCTTCAACATGCTGCGGCCCAACGACCTGATCTGGTCCTATGCGATCAACAACTATCTCAAGGGCAAGGCCCCGACCGCCTTCGACCTGCTCTACTGGAACGCCGATTCGACCCGGATGCCGGCCGCCAACCACTCCTTCTACCTGCGCAACTGCTATCTTGAGAACAAGCTCTCAAAGGGCGAGATGCGCATCGGCGGCACGACGCTCGACCTGAAGAAGGTGACGATCCCGATCTATAATCTGGCCGCGCGCGAGGACCATATCGCCCCGGCGCCGTCGGTCTTCCTCGGCTCGCAATGCTTCGGCGGCCCTGTCGATTATGTCGTGGCGGGTTCGGGTCATATCGCCGGCGTGGTCAACCCGCCCGCCAAGGTCAAATATCAGTACTGGACCGGCGGCGCGGCTCTGGGGCGCTACGAGGACTGGATCGCGGCGGCGGCCGAGCATCCCGGCTCCTGGTGGCCGCACTGGTTCGCCTGGATCGAGGCGCAGGCGCCAAAGCGCGTGCCCGCGCGCCAGCCCGGCGACGGCAAGCTCGAGGCGCTCGGCGAGGCCCCGGGAACCTATGTGAAGATGAAGGCTTAG
- a CDS encoding LL-diaminopimelate aminotransferase: protein MADFHRIKRLPPYVFEQVNKIKAAERAKGVDIVDLGMGNPDLPAPRHVIEKLVETAGKPRTDRYSASKGIGGLRRAQAHYYERRFGVKLNPDTQVVATLGSKEGFANMAQAITGPGDVVLVPNPSYPIHAFGFLMAGGVIRSVPAEPTPAFFPALERAIIHSVPKPIALVTCYPANPTAFTASLDFYRDLVAFAKKHELILLSDLAYAEVYFDDNNPPPSMLQVPGAMDVTVEFTSMSKTFSMAGWRMGFAVGNERLLAALARVKSYLDYGAYTPIQVAAAAALNGPDDCIREMREIYRKRRDALVESFSKAGWDVPVPQASMFAWVPIPEKFRHLGSLEFSKLLIEKAEVAVAPGIGFGEHGDDFVRIAIVENEQRIRQAARNVGRFLKTADQTLHNVIQMPKAG, encoded by the coding sequence ATGGCCGATTTTCATCGCATCAAGCGCTTGCCGCCTTACGTTTTCGAACAGGTCAACAAGATCAAGGCAGCCGAGCGCGCCAAGGGCGTCGATATCGTCGATCTCGGCATGGGCAATCCCGACCTGCCGGCCCCAAGGCACGTCATCGAGAAGCTGGTCGAGACCGCCGGCAAGCCGCGCACCGACCGTTATTCGGCCTCCAAGGGCATCGGCGGCCTGCGTCGTGCCCAGGCGCATTATTACGAGCGGCGCTTCGGCGTGAAGCTGAACCCGGACACGCAAGTCGTCGCGACGCTCGGCTCCAAGGAAGGCTTCGCCAATATGGCGCAGGCCATCACCGGCCCGGGTGACGTCGTGCTGGTGCCGAATCCGAGCTATCCGATCCACGCCTTCGGCTTCCTGATGGCGGGCGGCGTCATCCGCTCGGTGCCGGCCGAGCCGACGCCGGCGTTCTTCCCGGCGCTGGAGCGGGCGATCATCCACTCGGTGCCGAAGCCGATCGCGCTCGTCACCTGCTATCCAGCGAATCCGACGGCCTTCACCGCCTCGCTCGATTTCTATCGCGATCTCGTCGCCTTCGCGAAGAAGCACGAGCTGATCCTGCTCTCCGACCTCGCCTATGCCGAGGTCTATTTCGACGACAACAACCCGCCGCCCTCGATGCTGCAGGTGCCGGGTGCGATGGATGTGACGGTCGAGTTCACCTCGATGTCCAAGACCTTCTCGATGGCGGGCTGGCGCATGGGCTTCGCCGTCGGCAATGAGCGGCTGCTGGCTGCGCTCGCACGCGTAAAATCCTATCTCGACTATGGCGCCTATACGCCGATCCAGGTCGCGGCGGCGGCCGCCCTGAACGGCCCCGACGATTGCATCCGCGAGATGCGCGAGATCTACCGCAAGCGCCGCGACGCGCTGGTCGAGAGTTTCAGTAAGGCTGGCTGGGATGTGCCCGTGCCGCAGGCCTCGATGTTCGCCTGGGTGCCGATTCCGGAGAAGTTCCGCCATCTCGGCTCGCTGGAGTTCTCGAAGCTCTTGATCGAGAAGGCCGAGGTTGCGGTCGCGCCGGGTATCGGCTTCGGCGAGCATGGCGACGATTTCGTCCGCATCGCCATTGTCGAGAACGAACAGCGCATCCGCCAGGCGGCCCGCAATGTCGGCCGTTTCCTCAAGACGGCGGACCAGACCCTGCACAACGTCATCCAGATGCCGAAGGCGGGGTGA
- a CDS encoding GNAT family N-acetyltransferase, translating to MVQRESPDQPSVVDFLGKADERSSALYPSQNRVGSPLAALLADNIRFFVARANGKALGCGGYAVLPDGSAEMKRLFVDPDSRGQGVGFRLVQAIEAAAVQDGVRQIFLETGVKSHEALGLYRRIGFKQCGPFGSYANDPLSIFMVKPLEPA from the coding sequence GTGGTTCAGCGAGAAAGTCCGGATCAGCCGAGCGTCGTTGATTTCCTCGGGAAGGCGGATGAGCGTTCCTCGGCGCTCTATCCATCGCAGAACCGGGTCGGATCGCCCCTGGCCGCGCTGCTGGCGGATAATATTCGTTTTTTCGTCGCAAGGGCGAATGGCAAGGCGTTGGGATGCGGCGGCTATGCCGTCCTTCCGGATGGCTCGGCCGAAATGAAGCGCCTGTTCGTCGATCCCGATTCGAGAGGGCAGGGCGTCGGTTTCCGGCTCGTCCAGGCGATTGAGGCTGCTGCTGTGCAGGATGGTGTCCGGCAGATATTCCTGGAGACGGGCGTCAAGTCACATGAGGCCTTGGGCCTCTACCGGCGCATCGGTTTCAAGCAGTGCGGACCGTTCGGTTCCTATGCCAACGACCCGTTGAGCATCTTCATGGTCAAACCGCTCGAGCCGGCGTGA
- a CDS encoding homoserine dehydrogenase, which produces MINAPLSTASQPLRIGLAGLGTVGASVLRILRRQENALAARCGRAIRVTAVSARDRTRDRGVDLAGLTWFDDPVALAKSSEIDCLVELVGGSDGPAKAAVEAALASGKSVVTANKALLAHHGVALATLAEEQGVALAFEASSAGGIPVVKTLREALSGNNVTRLYGILNGTCNYILSRMEIEGLTFEACLADAQRLGYAEADPTFDVEGYDTAHKLAILTSLAFGTKIDAEAIHVEGISSIAPLDLKMADELGYRIKLLGVAERTKTGIEQRVHPTMVPKSSAIAQVMGVTNAVTIDADAVREITLVGPGAGGDPTASAVVADIADVARGTAGLPFGLPVARLETPTRAPMQRHEGGYYVRLAVLDHPGAAAAIATRMAEADISLESIVQRRSESAAARDPSGRSGAPVPVVLITYATSESAIRAALEKVSADGHIAEPPQVIRIERE; this is translated from the coding sequence ATGATCAATGCGCCCCTCTCGACCGCTTCCCAGCCATTGCGCATCGGGCTCGCCGGGCTCGGCACCGTCGGCGCCTCCGTGCTGCGCATCCTGCGCCGGCAGGAGAATGCGCTCGCCGCCCGCTGCGGCCGCGCCATTCGCGTCACCGCCGTCTCGGCGCGCGACAGGACCCGGGATCGCGGCGTCGATCTTGCCGGCCTGACCTGGTTCGACGATCCCGTCGCGCTGGCGAAATCCTCCGAGATCGATTGCCTGGTCGAGCTCGTCGGCGGCTCGGACGGCCCGGCCAAGGCTGCGGTCGAGGCCGCGCTCGCCTCCGGCAAATCGGTCGTCACGGCCAATAAGGCGCTGCTCGCTCATCATGGCGTGGCGCTGGCGACGCTCGCCGAGGAGCAGGGCGTGGCGCTGGCCTTCGAGGCCTCCTCCGCCGGCGGCATCCCGGTGGTGAAGACGCTGCGCGAGGCTCTGTCGGGCAACAATGTCACGCGGCTCTATGGCATCCTGAACGGCACCTGCAACTACATCCTCTCGCGCATGGAGATAGAGGGGCTGACCTTCGAGGCCTGCCTCGCCGACGCCCAGCGCCTGGGCTATGCCGAGGCCGACCCGACCTTTGATGTCGAGGGCTACGATACCGCCCATAAGCTCGCCATCCTGACCAGCCTCGCATTCGGGACGAAGATCGACGCCGAAGCGATTCATGTCGAAGGCATTTCCTCGATCGCCCCGCTCGACCTGAAGATGGCCGACGAGCTCGGCTACCGGATCAAGCTGCTCGGCGTCGCCGAGCGCACCAAGACCGGCATCGAACAGCGCGTGCACCCGACCATGGTGCCGAAATCCTCGGCCATCGCGCAGGTGATGGGCGTGACCAACGCCGTCACCATCGACGCCGATGCGGTCCGCGAGATCACCCTGGTCGGTCCCGGCGCCGGCGGCGACCCGACAGCCTCGGCCGTCGTCGCCGATATCGCCGACGTCGCGCGCGGCACGGCGGGCCTGCCTTTCGGCCTGCCCGTGGCGCGGTTGGAAACGCCAACCCGCGCGCCGATGCAGCGGCATGAGGGCGGCTATTACGTCCGGCTGGCCGTGCTCGACCATCCCGGAGCGGCGGCTGCGATCGCGACCCGCATGGCGGAAGCCGACATCTCGCTCGAAAGCATCGTCCAGCGCCGTTCGGAGAGCGCCGCCGCGCGCGATCCCTCCGGGCGTTCCGGCGCGCCGGTCCCGGTCGTGCTCATCACTTACGCCACCAGCGAATCCGCGATCCGGGCGGCGTTGGAAAAGGTTTCTGCCGACGGCCATATCGCGGAACCGCCGCAAGTCATCCGTATAGAGCGCGAGTAG
- the glpX gene encoding class II fructose-bisphosphatase produces the protein MSEDLRISPNQIIERYLSMELVRVTERAAVSAARLRGHGNEKAADQAAVDAMRRELNRLPIDGEIVIGEGERDEAPMLFIGEKVGTRQGPKVHIAVDPLEGTTLCAKDMPDSIAVMAMAEAGKLLNAPDVYMDKIAIGPGYARGVVDLDASATDNIYALAKAKGVKPSEISTLIMDRPRHAKLIEEVRKTGCSIRLITDGDVAGVIYCTEPEKTGIDLYLGIGGAPEGVLAAAALRCVGGQMQGRLILDTEEKRARALTMGITDPNRKYSMEEMASGDTIVCATGVTNGGMLKGVRFGKDVIETETIVYRSITGTVRRIYGEHRQFEKFKLD, from the coding sequence ATGTCCGAAGATCTCCGTATTTCCCCGAACCAGATCATCGAGCGCTATCTCTCGATGGAGCTGGTCCGCGTCACCGAGCGCGCCGCCGTCTCGGCCGCGCGCCTGCGCGGTCACGGCAACGAGAAGGCGGCGGACCAGGCGGCGGTCGACGCCATGCGCCGCGAGCTCAACCGCCTGCCGATCGACGGTGAGATCGTCATCGGCGAGGGCGAGCGCGACGAGGCGCCGATGCTCTTCATCGGCGAGAAGGTCGGCACCAGGCAGGGCCCCAAGGTCCACATCGCCGTCGATCCGCTCGAGGGCACGACGCTCTGCGCCAAGGACATGCCCGATTCCATCGCCGTGATGGCGATGGCCGAGGCCGGCAAGCTGCTCAACGCGCCTGACGTCTACATGGACAAGATCGCGATCGGCCCGGGCTATGCCCGCGGCGTGGTCGATCTCGACGCTTCCGCGACCGACAACATCTATGCGCTGGCCAAGGCCAAGGGCGTCAAGCCGAGCGAGATCTCGACCCTGATCATGGACCGCCCGCGCCATGCCAAGCTGATCGAGGAGGTTCGCAAGACCGGCTGCTCGATCCGCCTGATCACCGATGGCGACGTCGCCGGCGTGATCTACTGCACCGAGCCGGAGAAGACCGGTATCGACCTCTATCTCGGCATCGGTGGCGCGCCCGAGGGCGTGCTGGCGGCAGCCGCGCTGCGCTGCGTCGGCGGCCAGATGCAGGGCCGCCTCATCCTCGACACCGAGGAGAAGCGCGCCCGTGCCCTCACCATGGGCATCACCGATCCGAACCGGAAATACAGCATGGAGGAGATGGCCTCGGGCGATACCATCGTTTGCGCCACCGGCGTCACCAATGGCGGCATGCTGAAGGGCGTCAGGTTCGGCAAGGACGTCATCGAGACCGAGACGATCGTCTATCGCTCGATCACCGGCACCGTGCGCCGGATCTATGGCGAGCACCGTCAGTTCGAGAAATTCAAGCTGGATTGA
- a CDS encoding CaiB/BaiF CoA transferase family protein — protein MPRPTPSSALNRLRVLDLSRVRAGPTCVRVFADFGADVIKVESPPGFDPNENMSGPRHGYDMQNLHRNKRSLTLNLKTEGGAAVLRKLIESADLLVENFRPDVKERLGLDFEALHALNPRLILVSISGFGQSGPYRTRAGFDQIAQGMGGMMSVTGLPGQGPVRAGIAVADSAAGLYGAIGALVALQERAVSGKGQWVQTSLLEAQIAMMDFQAARFLVEGQVPPQAGNDHPYSTPMGVYATRDGHINIGVGAEGHWRSFCGAIDRPDLAADPRYDNMEKRFKARPELRVLIEAILTTQDSTHWLAAFEAAAVPAGPIYAVDAMFDDPQVQHLAIAQPVSHPVLGDIRVIGEPVGLSRTPASVATATPEAGEHNAEILGELGYDEAAITRLRDSGAI, from the coding sequence ATGCCGCGCCCGACGCCGTCTTCCGCGCTCAACCGCCTCCGCGTGCTCGATCTCTCGCGCGTCCGGGCGGGGCCGACCTGCGTACGGGTCTTCGCGGATTTCGGCGCCGATGTGATCAAGGTCGAGAGCCCGCCGGGCTTCGACCCCAATGAGAACATGAGCGGGCCGCGGCATGGCTATGACATGCAGAACCTGCATCGCAACAAGCGCTCGCTGACCCTCAATCTGAAGACGGAAGGCGGCGCGGCGGTCCTGCGCAAGCTGATCGAGAGCGCCGACCTCCTGGTCGAGAACTTCCGGCCCGATGTGAAGGAGCGGCTCGGCCTCGATTTCGAGGCGCTGCACGCCCTCAATCCGCGCCTGATCCTGGTCTCGATCTCGGGCTTCGGCCAGAGCGGGCCGTACCGGACGCGCGCGGGCTTCGACCAGATCGCCCAGGGCATGGGCGGGATGATGTCGGTGACGGGTCTGCCCGGCCAGGGCCCGGTGCGCGCCGGCATCGCGGTCGCCGATTCCGCCGCCGGGCTTTATGGCGCGATCGGCGCGCTGGTGGCGCTGCAGGAGCGCGCGGTCTCCGGCAAGGGCCAATGGGTCCAGACTTCGCTGCTCGAAGCCCAGATCGCGATGATGGATTTCCAGGCGGCGCGCTTCCTGGTCGAGGGCCAGGTGCCGCCGCAGGCCGGCAACGACCATCCCTATTCGACGCCGATGGGCGTCTATGCGACGCGCGACGGCCACATCAATATCGGCGTCGGTGCTGAAGGGCATTGGCGCTCCTTCTGCGGTGCGATCGACCGCCCCGACCTCGCTGCCGATCCGCGCTACGACAATATGGAGAAGCGGTTCAAAGCGCGGCCCGAATTGCGCGTGCTGATCGAGGCTATCCTGACCACGCAGGACAGCACCCATTGGCTGGCAGCCTTCGAGGCGGCGGCCGTGCCGGCCGGGCCGATCTATGCGGTCGATGCGATGTTCGACGATCCCCAGGTCCAGCATCTCGCCATTGCGCAGCCGGTCTCGCATCCGGTGCTCGGCGATATCCGCGTCATCGGCGAGCCCGTCGGCTTGTCGCGCACGCCGGCTTCCGTGGCGACGGCGACGCCAGAGGCCGGCGAGCACAATGCCGAGATCCTGGGCGAGCTCGGCTATGACGAGGCGGCGATCACGCGTTTGAGGGATAGCGGCGCGATCTGA
- a CDS encoding enoyl-CoA hydratase/isomerase family protein: protein MDDEILYTVADGIGTITLNRPQARNALTFAMYERLAEICGDLPGHGDPKVLVFTGAGEKAFAAGTDITQFRAFNTPDDALAYESRIDRIITAIESCPIPTIAAISGAVTGGGASIACACDIRIATQSARFGFPVARTLGNCLSMSNYARLATLLGPARVKDIVFTARLIEAEEGQRIGLYNELVTDHAALLLRMRELATTIAGHAPLTMRATKEALRRIAKANGHPQGDDLVLMCYMSADFREGMEAFLGKRAPHWQGK from the coding sequence ATGGACGACGAGATTCTCTACACCGTTGCGGACGGCATCGGCACGATCACGCTCAACCGCCCCCAGGCCCGCAACGCGCTGACCTTCGCGATGTATGAGCGGCTTGCCGAGATCTGTGGCGATCTTCCCGGCCATGGCGACCCGAAAGTGCTCGTCTTCACCGGCGCGGGCGAGAAGGCTTTTGCCGCCGGAACCGACATCACGCAGTTCCGCGCCTTCAATACGCCAGACGATGCGCTGGCCTATGAGAGCCGGATCGACCGCATCATCACGGCGATCGAAAGCTGCCCCATCCCGACCATCGCTGCGATCTCGGGCGCGGTCACGGGTGGCGGCGCCAGCATCGCCTGCGCCTGCGACATCCGGATCGCGACGCAATCGGCCCGCTTCGGCTTTCCGGTGGCGCGCACGCTCGGCAATTGCCTGTCGATGAGCAACTACGCCAGGCTCGCGACGCTGCTCGGCCCGGCTCGCGTCAAGGACATCGTCTTCACCGCGCGCTTGATCGAGGCCGAGGAGGGGCAGCGCATCGGGCTCTATAATGAGCTCGTCACTGATCATGCGGCGCTCCTCCTCCGGATGCGCGAACTGGCGACCACGATCGCCGGCCATGCGCCCTTGACGATGCGCGCGACCAAGGAAGCGCTGCGCCGCATCGCCAAGGCCAATGGCCACCCTCAAGGCGATGACCTCGTCCTGATGTGCTATATGAGCGCCGATTTCCGCGAGGGCATGGAAGCCTTTCTGGGCAAGCGCGCGCCGCATTGGCAGGGCAAGTGA